In a genomic window of Thermotoga sp.:
- the gcvH gene encoding glycine cleavage system protein GcvH, with protein MKMKKYTRTHEWVEIEGKAATVGITNHAQEELGDVVYVDLPEVGKEVKKGDVVASIESVKAAADVYAPLSGKITEVNERLESEPELINKDAEGEGWIFKMEISGESELADLLDEQAYRKLCEQK; from the coding sequence GTGAAAATGAAGAAGTACACCAGAACTCATGAATGGGTCGAAATCGAAGGGAAAGCGGCGACCGTCGGTATCACGAACCACGCGCAGGAAGAACTCGGAGACGTGGTCTACGTGGATCTTCCAGAGGTAGGAAAGGAGGTGAAGAAGGGAGACGTTGTGGCCAGTATAGAGTCTGTGAAAGCTGCTGCAGATGTCTATGCACCGCTCAGTGGAAAAATCACAGAGGTTAACGAAAGGCTCGAGTCTGAACCCGAGCTCATAAACAAAGACGCAGAAGGAGAGGGCTGGATCTTCAAGATGGAGATCTCCGGCGAGAGCGAGCTGGCAGATCTCCTCGACGAGCAAGCGTACAGGAAGCTTTGTGAACAGAAGTGA